In Thalassospira sp. ER-Se-21-Dark, one genomic interval encodes:
- a CDS encoding aldo/keto reductase: protein MNYRKFGKTGRTVSEVGFGAWAIGGAWGDVSEADARAALHAALDNGTTFIDTADVYGDGRSEKIIADVMKERGGERPFIATKAGRRLDPHVSEGYNKQNLTAFVERSLKNLATDCLDLVQLHCPPTEVFYRPDVFEVMEEMVTAGKIRNYGVSVEKVEEGLKAIEYPGVASVQIIYNIFRQRPSGLFFREAKAKNVGVIVRVPLASGLLTGKMTKDTAFAADDHRAFNRNGEAFDKGETFAGVPFDVALEAVEEIRRLVPDNITMAQFALRWILMEEAVGVVIPGAKNAAQAAANAAASDVAPLPSEVIGELRNIYEQRIAPHVHHLW, encoded by the coding sequence ATGAACTACAGAAAATTCGGCAAGACAGGGCGCACGGTATCCGAAGTCGGTTTCGGCGCCTGGGCCATTGGTGGTGCGTGGGGCGATGTTTCAGAGGCTGACGCGCGTGCCGCCCTGCATGCCGCCCTTGATAACGGCACGACATTTATTGATACCGCCGATGTTTACGGTGATGGCCGGTCGGAAAAAATCATCGCCGATGTCATGAAGGAACGTGGTGGCGAACGCCCGTTCATCGCAACCAAGGCCGGGCGTCGTTTGGATCCGCATGTGTCTGAGGGCTACAACAAGCAGAACCTGACCGCATTTGTCGAACGCAGCCTAAAGAACCTTGCGACGGATTGTCTTGATCTGGTGCAGCTTCATTGCCCGCCGACAGAGGTTTTCTATCGCCCGGATGTGTTCGAGGTGATGGAGGAGATGGTCACCGCCGGGAAAATCCGCAATTACGGTGTTTCGGTCGAGAAAGTCGAAGAAGGCCTCAAAGCCATCGAATATCCCGGGGTTGCGTCGGTTCAGATCATTTACAACATCTTCCGCCAACGCCCGTCGGGACTTTTCTTCCGCGAGGCAAAAGCAAAGAATGTCGGGGTGATCGTCCGTGTGCCGTTGGCATCCGGCCTTTTGACCGGCAAGATGACCAAGGACACCGCCTTTGCCGCAGACGACCACCGTGCGTTTAACCGCAACGGTGAGGCGTTTGACAAAGGCGAAACATTTGCCGGTGTGCCGTTTGATGTTGCGCTTGAAGCTGTCGAGGAAATCCGCCGGCTGGTTCCCGACAATATCACCATGGCGCAGTTTGCCCTGCGCTGGATTTTGATGGAAGAAGCCGTTGGTGTTGTGATTCCGGGGGCAAAGAACGCAGCCCAGGCCGCGGCGAATGCGGCGGCAAGTGATGTGGCACCCCTGCCCTCAGAGGTGATCGGTGAATTGCGCAACATCTATGAGCAGCGCATCGCCCCGCACGTCCATCATTTGTGGTGA
- a CDS encoding rRNA adenine N-6-methyltransferase family protein — translation MSDFLPFIRAWVTDPRKISAISPSSPALARLITSEINTQSTPVLELGPGTGVFTRALLDRGLREDDLTLIEAGPDFSRLLSERYPRARILQMDACRLGKKGLFGAGELASAISGLPLLSMSPRQIMGILSGSFEYLREDGAFYQFTYGPRCPVPDAILARLDLQATRIGTTVRNVPPSSVYKIERKSRPEMLSEVRKSA, via the coding sequence ATGTCGGACTTTTTGCCTTTCATTCGCGCCTGGGTCACCGATCCCAGAAAAATATCCGCCATTTCGCCCTCAAGCCCAGCGCTGGCGCGGCTGATCACATCCGAAATCAACACCCAAAGCACCCCGGTTCTGGAACTCGGACCGGGGACAGGTGTGTTTACCCGTGCACTTCTTGATCGCGGCTTGCGTGAAGATGACCTGACATTGATCGAAGCCGGACCGGATTTCTCCCGCCTGCTTTCCGAACGCTATCCCAGAGCTCGCATCCTGCAAATGGATGCCTGCCGTTTGGGTAAAAAGGGCCTTTTTGGCGCTGGCGAACTGGCAAGCGCGATTAGCGGCCTGCCGCTTTTGTCGATGTCACCGCGCCAGATCATGGGCATCTTGTCGGGCAGTTTTGAATATCTGCGCGAAGACGGCGCATTTTACCAGTTCACCTATGGCCCGCGCTGCCCGGTGCCGGACGCCATTCTGGCCCGCCTTGATCTTCAGGCGACGCGCATCGGCACCACGGTGCGCAATGTCCCGCCCTCGTCGGTCTATAAGATCGAACGCAAAAGCCGCCCGGAAATGCTCAGCGAAGTCCGCAAATCCGCCTGA
- a CDS encoding GNAT family N-acetyltransferase, translating into MSNATTTSTTTKSDDITFRYATRNDLPAIVALLADDEKGKTREEFTDPLPDAYYAAFDAMESQSTDALPNKYLLAIQGMEIVGCLQLTMIAGLSRRGQLRAQIEGVRVASTARGQKIGEKLIKQSISISQSLGAALIQFTTDKTRKDAHRFYERLGFVASHEGMKMALDAK; encoded by the coding sequence ATGTCAAACGCCACCACCACCAGCACCACCACAAAATCCGATGACATCACGTTTCGCTATGCCACCCGCAATGATTTGCCTGCCATTGTTGCCCTTCTGGCCGATGATGAAAAAGGCAAAACCCGCGAGGAATTCACCGATCCGCTTCCGGATGCCTATTACGCCGCGTTTGATGCCATGGAATCCCAGTCCACCGATGCCCTGCCCAACAAGTACCTGCTGGCGATCCAAGGCATGGAAATTGTTGGCTGTTTGCAGCTGACCATGATCGCCGGATTGTCGCGGCGCGGCCAGCTGCGCGCCCAGATCGAAGGGGTCCGGGTGGCAAGTACCGCCCGTGGCCAGAAGATTGGCGAAAAGCTGATCAAGCAATCCATTTCGATTTCGCAATCACTTGGCGCGGCGTTGATACAATTCACCACGGATAAAACCCGCAAGGATGCCCATCGCTTCTATGAACGGCTTGGATTTGTCGCCAGCCACGAGGGCATGAAGATGGCTCTTGATGCGAAATAG
- a CDS encoding SDR family oxidoreductase codes for MSVPENKTAIITGASRGIGVALAKRLAADGFNVVINYASSAAPAEELADSLKSQGHKAIAIKADIARPDAVKALFDKTIAEFGGVDVIVNNAGVMTTTPIADMDDATYDAMMDINVRGTFNMLREGAKHLRDHGRVINFSTTALHLKLPGYAVYNATKAAVEAMTGVFAKELRGRQITVNAVAPGPVATELFLNGKTDEQIANFAKMPPLERLGEPDDIAGVVSFLAGPDSGWVDGQTIRANGGLA; via the coding sequence ATGTCTGTCCCTGAAAACAAAACTGCCATCATCACCGGCGCATCACGCGGCATTGGCGTGGCGCTTGCCAAACGTCTGGCGGCGGATGGCTTTAATGTTGTCATCAACTATGCCAGCTCTGCCGCCCCGGCAGAAGAACTGGCTGATTCGCTTAAATCCCAGGGCCACAAGGCCATCGCAATCAAGGCGGACATTGCCAGGCCGGATGCGGTTAAGGCCCTGTTTGACAAGACCATCGCCGAGTTTGGCGGCGTTGATGTCATCGTAAATAACGCTGGTGTCATGACGACCACCCCGATTGCCGACATGGATGACGCCACCTATGACGCGATGATGGACATCAATGTGCGCGGCACGTTCAACATGCTGCGCGAAGGCGCAAAACACCTGCGTGACCATGGTCGGGTGATCAACTTCTCAACCACTGCCCTACACCTCAAGCTGCCGGGTTATGCCGTTTATAACGCCACCAAGGCCGCGGTCGAGGCCATGACGGGTGTGTTCGCCAAGGAACTGCGCGGTCGCCAGATCACGGTCAATGCCGTTGCGCCGGGCCCGGTGGCAACCGAACTGTTCCTCAATGGCAAGACCGACGAACAGATTGCCAATTTCGCAAAGATGCCACCGCTCGAACGGCTTGGTGAACCTGATGACATCGCCGGCGTGGTGTCCTTCCTGGCCGGACCGGATTCCGGCTGGGTGGATGGTCAGACCATCCGCGCCAATGGTGGTCTTGCCTGA
- a CDS encoding LysR family transcriptional regulator, whose amino-acid sequence MDRFEEMRNFVRVVERKSFTKAASDLLIPRATMTNSIQRLEDRLGTRLLERTTRTVNPTRDGDAYYQRCVRILADLEEADGSFTNADPKGLLRVNLQGTLARTFIIPALSEFRDRYPGIELVLADGDRFVDLVHEGFDCVLRSGDLASSSMIGRRLALLHEATVASPDYIARTGMPETLADLKSQGHQMVCFLSGADDKPIPLDFRVDGKLCEIMLPASISVTGADSYAACAAAGLGIVQVPRYRVADDLKSGKLIEILPDCPPDPMPVSVLYPQNRQLSARVRVFVDWLTELLAGLDLAGSGRA is encoded by the coding sequence ATGGACCGGTTTGAGGAAATGCGTAATTTCGTGCGCGTGGTGGAGCGCAAAAGCTTTACCAAGGCGGCGAGTGATCTTTTGATCCCGCGCGCAACCATGACCAATTCCATCCAGCGGCTTGAAGACCGGTTGGGTACCCGGTTACTGGAACGTACGACGCGCACGGTCAATCCAACCCGTGACGGGGATGCCTATTACCAACGCTGTGTGCGGATTCTGGCCGATCTTGAAGAAGCCGATGGCAGCTTTACCAATGCCGATCCCAAAGGGTTGCTTCGGGTTAATCTGCAAGGGACGTTGGCGCGGACCTTTATCATCCCGGCACTCTCGGAATTTCGCGATCGCTATCCGGGGATCGAACTGGTGCTGGCCGATGGTGACCGGTTTGTCGATCTGGTGCATGAAGGGTTTGATTGCGTGTTGCGCAGTGGGGATCTGGCCAGTTCATCGATGATTGGGCGAAGGCTTGCGCTTTTGCATGAGGCAACGGTGGCCAGCCCAGATTACATCGCCCGCACCGGTATGCCCGAAACCCTTGCAGACCTTAAAAGTCAGGGTCACCAGATGGTTTGTTTTTTATCCGGTGCGGATGACAAGCCGATCCCGCTTGATTTCAGGGTGGATGGCAAGCTTTGCGAGATCATGCTGCCCGCCAGTATCTCCGTGACCGGGGCCGACAGCTATGCCGCCTGTGCCGCCGCCGGATTGGGGATTGTTCAGGTGCCGCGCTATCGCGTGGCCGATGACCTTAAATCGGGGAAACTGATTGAAATCCTGCCCGATTGCCCGCCCGATCCGATGCCGGTTTCGGTGCTGTATCCGCAAAACCGGCAGCTTTCGGCGCGTGTGCGGGTATTTGTCGACTGGCTGACTGAATTGCTGGCGGGGCTTGATCTTGCCGGGTCAGGCCGGGCTTGA
- a CDS encoding SRPBCC domain-containing protein translates to MSAKTFVALRVDCDAATAFDQFTDGIDHWWKQGPRNRLLGNRPGIMEFGTENGVRYLQEVDKRRPDFIVRAGKVTKWEPAKRLSFEWNWPMADPKEPATLVDIRFSALGDHTRITLEHLGLEKLSMAHPGRNGLNDNRFKPMMTHYWQAHLVSLRNRIKLLSRGSSPA, encoded by the coding sequence ATGTCAGCCAAAACCTTTGTTGCGCTTCGCGTTGACTGCGACGCCGCCACCGCCTTTGACCAGTTCACTGACGGGATTGATCACTGGTGGAAACAGGGGCCGCGCAACCGGCTGCTTGGCAATCGTCCGGGCATCATGGAATTTGGGACGGAAAATGGTGTGCGCTATTTGCAGGAAGTCGATAAACGCCGCCCCGATTTCATCGTCCGCGCCGGTAAGGTCACCAAGTGGGAGCCCGCCAAGCGCCTGAGTTTTGAATGGAACTGGCCGATGGCCGACCCCAAGGAACCGGCGACATTGGTCGATATCCGCTTTAGCGCACTTGGCGATCACACCCGTATCACGCTGGAACATCTTGGCCTTGAAAAGCTTTCGATGGCCCATCCCGGGCGCAATGGCCTGAATGACAACCGTTTCAAACCGATGATGACCCATTACTGGCAGGCGCATCTGGTTTCATTGCGAAACCGGATCAAACTGCTTTCGCGCGGCTCAAGCCCGGCCTGA
- a CDS encoding glyoxylate/hydroxypyruvate reductase A, with protein sequence MATTNAPLNILISAAGDDQKWKSVMVDRLPDANIVIEEDDYVPETIDYALFWKQPQGLIKTLPNLKAIFSLGAGVDHVVSSPSLPKELPVIRLEDAGMADQMVQYHLYAALHFMRDFDVYSAQQAKADWTQHDVARISQCRVGVMGLGALGSAVAVSLSNLGFSVSGWSRSMKAIEGISTYAGKETLAEFLGQSDILICLLPRTSETENVLNSSTLSFLPKGAAIINAARGAMINEADLLRAIDTGHLRGAFLDVAATEPLPESHPFWDHAKIRITPHIAAATRFEESVDQIAENLDRLARGETPRGLVNRETGY encoded by the coding sequence ATGGCAACCACCAACGCCCCGCTCAATATTCTGATTTCCGCTGCCGGCGACGATCAAAAGTGGAAAAGCGTGATGGTTGACCGCCTGCCGGACGCCAATATCGTGATCGAGGAAGACGATTACGTTCCTGAAACGATTGACTACGCCCTGTTCTGGAAACAGCCGCAGGGCCTGATCAAGACACTTCCGAACTTGAAGGCCATCTTCTCGCTCGGTGCCGGGGTCGATCATGTTGTTTCATCCCCCAGCCTGCCCAAGGAACTGCCGGTCATTCGTCTGGAAGATGCCGGGATGGCCGATCAGATGGTGCAATATCACCTTTATGCCGCGCTTCATTTCATGCGCGACTTTGATGTCTATAGCGCCCAGCAGGCCAAGGCCGACTGGACCCAGCATGACGTCGCACGCATTTCGCAATGCCGGGTCGGTGTCATGGGGCTGGGTGCACTGGGCTCTGCGGTTGCTGTGTCGCTGTCCAATCTGGGCTTTTCTGTTTCGGGCTGGAGCCGCTCGATGAAGGCGATTGAAGGCATTTCGACCTATGCCGGCAAAGAGACGCTGGCAGAATTCCTCGGTCAGTCCGATATCCTGATCTGCCTTCTGCCGCGCACGTCCGAAACTGAAAACGTGCTAAACAGCAGCACGCTTTCCTTCCTGCCCAAGGGGGCCGCGATCATCAATGCCGCCCGTGGGGCGATGATCAACGAGGCCGACTTGCTGCGCGCGATTGATACCGGCCATCTGCGCGGCGCGTTTTTGGATGTTGCGGCGACCGAACCGCTGCCCGAAAGCCACCCGTTCTGGGACCATGCCAAAATCCGCATCACCCCGCATATTGCGGCCGCCACCCGGTTTGAAGAATCGGTCGATCAGATTGCCGAAAACCTTGATCGTCTGGCCCGCGGCGAAACCCCGCGTGGTCTGGTCAATCGCGAGACCGGCTACTAA
- a CDS encoding VOC family protein — translation MSLPPFHLAFPIKSISDTRAFYIDILGCEEGRSTEAWIDFDFFGHQLSAHVRPEAGQNKGSGDVDGDAVPIPHFGAVLEWEKWHELADKLKAANVKFLLEPKIRFKGEPGEQGTFFVEDPAGNGLEFKTFRDPAMIFAH, via the coding sequence ATGTCGCTGCCCCCGTTCCATCTGGCCTTTCCAATCAAATCGATATCTGACACCCGCGCGTTCTATATCGATATCCTCGGCTGTGAAGAAGGTCGCTCGACCGAGGCCTGGATTGATTTTGATTTCTTTGGTCATCAACTGTCGGCCCATGTTCGCCCGGAAGCCGGTCAGAACAAGGGGTCGGGTGATGTCGATGGTGATGCGGTGCCAATCCCGCATTTCGGGGCGGTTCTTGAATGGGAAAAATGGCATGAACTGGCAGACAAGCTTAAAGCCGCCAATGTCAAATTCCTGCTCGAACCCAAGATCCGCTTTAAGGGTGAGCCGGGCGAACAAGGGACCTTCTTTGTCGAAGATCCGGCGGGAAATGGCCTTGAATTCAAGACCTTCCGCGATCCGGCGATGATCTTTGCCCATTAA
- a CDS encoding LysR substrate-binding domain-containing protein, with amino-acid sequence MALRPTTPPLNALRAFEAAARLGSFARAAEELSVTSGAISQQVANLEASLGMTLFERNGPKLTLREAGRAYLPSLRRALDEIEAATLDLVTHGAGERKLVIGALHTLASSWLIPRLNRFQNEHPDIRPVIETLALNFATPERSPDLGARQMDVGLYFGDGRWPEMICDKLFDEIQVVVAKPGYVASGAMTDENSPRDLADLLGHYPRLVHTTRPKAWHDWAQANGVAITGAPGPAFEHFFMLIEAAKAGMGIALLPRVLIEGPLAEGSLEIVSDAWLKSSGAYYLITPESRQDVPEVRAFRDWVLGLASQPGFSE; translated from the coding sequence ATGGCGCTGCGCCCGACCACTCCGCCACTGAACGCCTTGCGCGCCTTTGAAGCCGCCGCCCGGCTTGGCAGCTTTGCCCGCGCGGCAGAGGAGCTTTCGGTGACATCGGGCGCCATCAGCCAGCAGGTCGCCAATCTTGAAGCCAGCCTTGGCATGACTTTGTTCGAGCGTAATGGCCCGAAATTGACCTTGCGCGAGGCCGGTCGGGCCTATTTGCCCAGTTTGCGCCGGGCGCTCGACGAGATCGAGGCCGCCACCCTTGATCTGGTCACCCATGGCGCGGGGGAGCGGAAACTGGTTATCGGTGCGTTACACACCCTGGCCAGCAGCTGGTTAATTCCTAGATTAAATCGATTCCAAAACGAACATCCGGATATCCGCCCGGTGATCGAGACCCTGGCGCTTAATTTCGCCACCCCGGAACGCAGCCCAGACCTTGGTGCACGCCAGATGGATGTCGGGCTTTATTTCGGCGATGGTCGCTGGCCCGAGATGATCTGCGACAAGCTTTTTGATGAAATTCAAGTGGTTGTCGCCAAACCCGGATATGTTGCTTCAGGTGCCATGACGGACGAAAACAGCCCCAGGGACCTGGCAGATCTGCTCGGGCACTACCCGCGACTGGTCCACACCACCCGGCCCAAGGCATGGCATGACTGGGCGCAGGCCAATGGCGTTGCCATTACAGGTGCGCCCGGACCGGCGTTTGAACACTTCTTCATGCTGATCGAGGCCGCCAAGGCAGGCATGGGAATCGCACTGTTGCCAAGGGTTTTGATCGAAGGACCACTGGCCGAGGGCAGCCTTGAAATCGTCAGTGATGCGTGGCTGAAATCCAGCGGCGCATATTATCTGATCACGCCGGAAAGCCGTCAGGACGTGCCGGAAGTCCGCGCCTTTCGTGACTGGGTGCTTGGTTTGGCAAGTCAACCCGGTTTTTCAGAATAA
- a CDS encoding DUF6314 family protein, translating to MAPKIPDASEIFHALAGNWTLVRDLGEAGQFTGDVTFHAADPAQPNVLRYREEGFLTRPDGKRFDGYREYDFVLHKDLGAIELLFRDPLSFGNRYVLLQFGEEGEEEVCARDIHPCGEDFYHHCMIWNGPNHFETKIKITGPKKDHLLHSIYRRA from the coding sequence ATGGCACCGAAAATTCCCGATGCATCCGAGATTTTCCATGCCCTTGCGGGCAACTGGACGCTTGTGCGCGATTTGGGCGAAGCCGGGCAATTTACCGGCGATGTCACGTTTCATGCCGCCGATCCGGCCCAACCCAATGTGCTGCGCTATCGCGAAGAGGGTTTTCTGACCCGCCCGGATGGCAAGCGGTTTGATGGTTATCGGGAGTATGATTTTGTCCTGCACAAGGACTTGGGCGCGATCGAGCTTCTGTTTCGCGACCCTTTGAGTTTCGGCAATCGCTATGTGCTGCTGCAATTTGGCGAAGAGGGTGAAGAGGAGGTTTGTGCGCGGGACATTCACCCCTGCGGGGAGGACTTTTATCACCATTGCATGATCTGGAACGGGCCCAATCATTTCGAAACAAAAATAAAAATCACAGGTCCGAAGAAGGATCACCTGCTGCACAGCATCTATCGCCGCGCCTAG
- a CDS encoding histidine triad nucleotide-binding protein, with protein sequence MAVQPYDPENIFAKILRGEIPCTKVYEDDHVLAFNDIAPQAPTHVLVIPKGAYTSYDDFALNASDAEIVAYTRAIGKISKQAGVVEDGYRLIANTREHGRQDVPHLHVHILGGEKLPRMLPGA encoded by the coding sequence ATGGCCGTTCAGCCCTACGATCCGGAAAACATCTTTGCCAAAATCCTGCGCGGCGAAATCCCGTGCACCAAGGTCTATGAAGATGACCATGTGCTGGCGTTTAACGATATCGCGCCGCAGGCCCCGACCCATGTGCTGGTCATCCCCAAGGGCGCTTACACCAGCTATGACGACTTCGCACTCAATGCCTCAGATGCCGAAATCGTCGCCTATACCCGCGCAATCGGTAAAATCTCCAAGCAAGCTGGCGTGGTTGAGGACGGCTACCGCCTGATCGCCAATACCCGCGAACACGGCCGCCAGGACGTCCCGCACCTGCATGTGCATATCCTTGGCGGTGAGAAACTGCCGCGGATGCTGCCGGGAGCCTAA
- a CDS encoding phosphoribosyl-ATP diphosphatase, with product MPDTDKSQHILDALYATVAARKGANPETSYTAKLLAKGTAKIAQKVGEEGVETVIAALAETPEKVASESADLLYHLTVLWADQGVKPDDVWKILAERQGISGIAEKASRSKD from the coding sequence ATGCCCGATACGGACAAAAGCCAACACATCCTTGATGCGCTTTACGCGACCGTGGCTGCCCGCAAGGGTGCGAACCCGGAAACCAGCTATACTGCCAAGCTGCTTGCCAAGGGTACCGCCAAAATCGCCCAGAAAGTCGGCGAAGAAGGCGTTGAAACCGTGATTGCGGCTCTGGCCGAAACCCCGGAAAAGGTCGCCTCCGAAAGTGCCGACCTGCTGTATCACCTAACCGTGCTTTGGGCCGATCAGGGGGTGAAGCCTGATGATGTCTGGAAGATCCTGGCCGAGCGTCAGGGCATTTCAGGTATTGCCGAAAAGGCGTCGCGCAGCAAAGATTAA
- the hisF gene encoding imidazole glycerol phosphate synthase subunit HisF — translation MLKTRVIPCLDVKDGRVVKGVNFVDLVDAGDPVEQARIYDAEGADELCFLDITASSDNRDTIFDVVARTAEACFMPVTVGGGVRTLEDIRKLLLAGADKVSINTAAVKNPDFVREAARKFGSQCIVVSIDAKSTGPDKFEIFTHGGREPTGIDAVAFAKQMVEYGAGELLVTSMDRDGTQSGFNIPLTRTIADAVHVPVIASGGVGTLDHMVEGVRDAHASAVLAASIFHFGTYRIREVKDHMKAAGIPVRED, via the coding sequence ATGCTGAAAACCCGTGTCATTCCCTGTCTTGACGTCAAGGACGGCCGCGTCGTCAAAGGGGTCAATTTCGTTGATCTGGTCGATGCCGGTGATCCGGTCGAACAGGCGCGCATCTACGATGCAGAGGGTGCGGACGAGCTCTGCTTCCTTGATATCACGGCATCAAGTGATAACCGCGATACCATCTTTGATGTGGTCGCCCGAACGGCCGAGGCCTGCTTCATGCCGGTCACCGTCGGCGGCGGCGTTCGTACCCTTGAAGATATCCGAAAGCTGCTTCTGGCCGGTGCGGACAAGGTTTCGATCAATACTGCCGCCGTCAAAAACCCCGATTTCGTCCGCGAAGCCGCACGCAAGTTCGGATCACAATGCATTGTGGTCTCGATCGACGCCAAATCCACCGGCCCGGACAAGTTTGAAATCTTTACCCATGGCGGGCGTGAACCGACCGGGATTGACGCCGTTGCGTTTGCGAAACAAATGGTCGAATACGGTGCAGGCGAACTTCTTGTCACTTCGATGGATCGCGATGGCACCCAGTCGGGCTTTAACATCCCGCTGACCCGTACCATTGCCGATGCCGTCCATGTGCCCGTCATTGCCTCCGGTGGTGTTGGCACGCTCGACCATATGGTCGAAGGCGTGCGTGACGCCCATGCATCAGCGGTTCTGGCCGCCTCGATCTTCCATTTCGGCACCTATCGCATTCGCGAGGTCAAGGACCACATGAAAGCTGCCGGTATTCCGGTGCGCGAGGATTGA
- the hisA gene encoding 1-(5-phosphoribosyl)-5-[(5-phosphoribosylamino)methylideneamino]imidazole-4-carboxamide isomerase, with protein MNLYPAIDLKDGACVRLLRGDMDKATVFNDDPGAQAGEFVAAGCHWVHIVDLNGAFAGEPVNGAAVDSILAAVSGKAQTQLGGGIRTMETVDYWLNKGVTRVILGTVALRNPEFVKEACAKWPGRVAVGIDARDGYVAVEGWAETSEVTALELAKKFEDCGVAAIIFTDIDRDGAMGGPNIESTVALASEISTPVIVSGGVSSLDDLIAVMKHTDAGIDGAISGRALYDGRIDLAEAIAALS; from the coding sequence GTGAACCTTTATCCCGCAATTGACCTGAAAGATGGCGCATGTGTCCGCCTGCTGCGCGGCGACATGGACAAGGCAACCGTGTTTAACGATGACCCGGGCGCACAGGCCGGTGAATTTGTCGCCGCTGGCTGCCATTGGGTTCATATCGTTGATTTGAACGGCGCCTTTGCCGGTGAACCGGTCAATGGTGCGGCTGTGGACTCCATCCTTGCCGCCGTGTCGGGCAAGGCCCAGACGCAGCTTGGTGGCGGCATTCGCACCATGGAAACGGTTGATTATTGGCTCAATAAAGGCGTCACGCGCGTGATCCTTGGCACCGTCGCACTTCGCAACCCGGAGTTTGTTAAGGAAGCCTGTGCCAAATGGCCGGGCCGGGTTGCCGTCGGCATTGATGCGCGCGATGGCTATGTCGCGGTTGAAGGCTGGGCGGAAACGTCCGAGGTCACCGCCCTTGAGCTCGCCAAGAAATTTGAAGATTGCGGTGTGGCTGCCATCATCTTTACCGACATCGACCGGGATGGCGCGATGGGTGGTCCGAATATTGAGTCCACCGTGGCCCTGGCATCGGAAATCTCGACGCCTGTGATCGTCTCAGGCGGGGTTTCATCGCTTGATGATCTGATCGCGGTCATGAAACACACAGATGCCGGCATTGATGGCGCGATTTCCGGTCGTGCGCTTTATGATGGCCGCATCGATCTGGCAGAGGCCATCGCGGCCCTTTCGTAA
- a CDS encoding GNAT family N-acetyltransferase, with protein sequence MIAPSDTIQPGVIAERVTELTAGDISDIVDACTQAIVEGGGFGWLTPPDRPDMEKYWRGVLLMPGRHLFVSRVDGIISGAAQLIETPANLEAQRHSAQISGHFVAPWARGRGNGKAIVRSIEYFAREAGYSVLKLDLRETQEAAIALYNGLGYVRWGINPYYAMVDGKMVEGYYYTKKIQDTDQ encoded by the coding sequence ATGATCGCACCATCTGATACCATTCAGCCGGGCGTCATTGCCGAACGCGTGACCGAACTGACCGCGGGCGACATTTCCGATATCGTCGATGCCTGTACGCAGGCGATTGTCGAAGGGGGCGGCTTTGGCTGGCTCACGCCGCCGGACCGCCCGGACATGGAAAAATACTGGCGCGGTGTGTTGTTGATGCCCGGTCGCCATCTGTTTGTGTCGCGCGTCGATGGCATCATTTCCGGTGCCGCCCAGTTGATCGAAACACCTGCCAACCTTGAAGCACAGCGTCATTCCGCCCAGATTTCCGGCCATTTCGTCGCCCCCTGGGCGCGCGGGCGCGGCAACGGCAAGGCGATTGTACGCTCGATTGAATATTTCGCCCGTGAAGCGGGCTACAGCGTTTTGAAACTCGACCTTCGCGAAACCCAGGAAGCTGCCATCGCACTGTATAACGGGCTTGGCTATGTCCGTTGGGGCATCAATCCCTACTACGCGATGGTCGATGGCAAGATGGTCGAAGGCTATTACTACACCAAGAAAATACAGGACACCGATCAGTGA